A stretch of the Oenococcus sp. UCMA 16435 genome encodes the following:
- a CDS encoding response regulator transcription factor, producing the protein MSGLDVAEELFRDKKSISKIVILTTFAQADYFQRAVNAKVSGYLLKDSPSDELISDLYKIIAGHSIYAPELVTSLINFQKNPLSKREKDILRLVEKGFTTKKVAGQLFLSEGTVRNYMSTILDKLQAANRIAAIQIAKKCDWI; encoded by the coding sequence ATGTCCGGACTTGATGTTGCCGAGGAGCTTTTTCGGGATAAAAAATCAATAAGTAAGATTGTTATTTTGACGACTTTTGCCCAGGCTGACTACTTTCAACGGGCGGTCAATGCAAAAGTCAGCGGTTATTTGTTAAAGGATAGTCCAAGTGACGAATTGATATCAGATTTGTATAAAATTATTGCCGGACATTCTATTTATGCGCCGGAACTGGTAACTAGTTTGATTAATTTTCAAAAAAATCCTCTGAGTAAACGAGAAAAAGATATTTTAAGATTAGTTGAAAAGGGGTTTACTACAAAAAAGGTCGCTGGTCAATTGTTTTTAAGCGAAGGTACTGTTAGAAATTATATGTCGACAATTTTAGATAAGTTGCAGGCTGCTAATCGAATTGCTGCAATCCAGATTGCAAAAAAGTGTGATTGGATTTAG